Genomic DNA from Pedosphaera parvula Ellin514:
GTGATACTTGGGTTACCAACTCAGGGGATGGCACCGTCGATGTGATATGAGCTATAATCCTGACTCACTGTGGAACATCCGCCGGAAGGCGATTTGAATCGTCTAGAAATTCGGCTGGTTAGTATGAAGTCTTAATTCAATGATGCGTAGAGAATCGAGAGGCGGTCGGTTGGCTGTTTTATTGGGCCTGTTGGTAGCCCATACAGTTGGCTTTGCTGCAGTACCAGTCCTGACGACGAACACGCTTCCAGTCATCAGCATTGATGTGGTAGGAAGCCAGGTCACTTTCGTCGCCGCTTTTAGCAGCGACAGTCCGGTAAAGTTCCAATGGCGTAAAAATTCTGGAGGGGGACCTGCCAACATTCCTGGAGCCACCAACACCGTATTGACTCTCACTAATCTGCAGCTCTCCGATTCGGCAACCTATAGTCTTTTAGCCTCCAATAACACTGGAGTTACAATCAGTGCGGCGAGTTCGCTCACAGTGAATCCCATTCCGGCACCGGTGGGCAATGTC
This window encodes:
- a CDS encoding immunoglobulin domain-containing protein, which translates into the protein MMRRESRGGRLAVLLGLLVAHTVGFAAVPVLTTNTLPVISIDVVGSQVTFVAAFSSDSPVKFQWRKNSGGGPANIPGATNTVLTLTNLQLSDSATYSLLASNNTGVTISAASSLTVNPIPAPVGNVIVSAASQVGNGSNSFTPTWSVASGNLIAGISPSSVGAGNFSQESAGGVG